A region of Astyanax mexicanus isolate ESR-SI-001 chromosome 23, AstMex3_surface, whole genome shotgun sequence DNA encodes the following proteins:
- the LOC103045502 gene encoding uncharacterized protein LOC103045502 produces MMIVQLHFCLLLCCGAADGFSDLQVDLGQNVTINCEIGVKDVYWFLMKPSHPTVYILRSFSGMSTDAVYGDQAFRERFSLKHSGSLFIQNITVNELGIYYCINQESSQKISNGTRLYNTLHADNHSNLTKDLEVNQINDKLDDNLKNPTHLQILFIVSAMLNFILVIAVTGITVQYCKRTQKPQPQPPDSTARSSPHHQEASGAQYEEIELPSNNMRLIQVNSTYALLQKPKPQRGA; encoded by the exons ATGATGATTGTTCAGCTTCACTTCT GTCTGCTGCTGTGTTGTGGAGCTGCAGATGGATTCAGTGATCTGCAGGTAGATTTAGGACAgaatgtgactataaactgtgaGATTGGTGTAAAGGATGTTTACTGGTTCCTGATGAAGCCGTCACATCCCACAGTGTATATATTACGCTCTTTCTCAGGCATGTCCACGGATGCAGTTTACGGTGACCAAGCCTTCAGAGAAAGATTCTCCCTGAAGCACAGTGGTAgtttatttattcaaaatatcACCGTGAATGAATTAGGAATTTATTACTGCATAAACCAAGAGTCATCACAGAAAATTAGCAACGGAACCAGGCTTTACAACACACTCCATGCAGACA ATCATAGCAATCTGACGAAGGATCTTGAGGTTAATCAGATAAACGACAAACTTGATGACAATTTAAAAAATCCTACTCATCTACAAATCTTATTTATTGTCTCTGCCATGCTGAACTTTATCCTGGTCATCGCAGTAACAG GTATTACAGTTCAGTATTGTAAAAGGACTCAAAAGCCCCAGCCACAGCCGCCAGACTCTACGGCTAGATCATCTCCACACCATCAAGAGGCCAGTGGTGCACAG TATGAAGAGATTGAGCTGCCGTCAAACAACATGAGACTGATTCAGGTGAACAGCACTTACGCCCTGTTACAGAAGCCAAAACCTCAGAGAGGAGCCTGA